From one Trifolium pratense cultivar HEN17-A07 linkage group LG1, ARS_RC_1.1, whole genome shotgun sequence genomic stretch:
- the LOC123893850 gene encoding probable LRR receptor-like serine/threonine-protein kinase At1g53440, whose translation FDHIYLIAELLELKTGYYSLRQIKAATNNFDPESKIGEGGFGPVYKGLLSDGAVIAVKQLSSKSKQGNREFVNEIGMISSLQHLNLVKLYGCCIEGNQLLLVYEYMENNSLARALFSKPEQKLNLDWSTRMKICVRIARGLAYLHEESRLKIVHRDIKATNVLLDKNLNAKIFDFGLAKLDEEENTHIMRIAGTIG comes from the exons tttgacCACATTTATCTTATTGCAGAACTCTTAGAATTAAAAACAGGTTATTATAGTTTGAGACAAATTAAAGCTGCTACTAATAACTTTGATCCAGAAAGTAAGATAGGCGAAGGAGGATTTGGTCCTGTTTACAAG GGTTTACTGTCAGATGGTGCTGTCATTGCTGTTAAACAGCTCTCTTCCAAATCAAAGCAAGGAAACCGTGAATTCGTTAATGAAATAGGTATGATATCGTCTTTGCAACATCTGAATCTTGTGAAGCTTTATGGATGTTGCATTGAAGGAAACCAATTGCTGCTTGTATATGAGTACATGGAGAACAATAGTCTTGCTCGCGCTCTTTTCA GTAAACCGGAACAGAAGTTGAACTTGGACTGGAGCACGAGAATGAAGATATGTGTCAGGATAGCAAGAGGTTTAGCTTATCTTCATGAAGAATCAAGGTTGAAAATAGTTCACAGGGATATTAAGGCGACCAATGTCTTACTTGATAAGAATCTGAATGCAAAGATCTTTGATTTCGGTTTAGCCAAgcttgatgaagaagaaaatacTCATATCATGCGAATAGCAGGGACAAT AGGTTAA